One Candidatus Nanosynbacter featherlites genomic region harbors:
- a CDS encoding divergent PAP2 family protein, whose amino-acid sequence MRYLLVPLLAWALAQGLKHIFRLMGRNRRVFSKNPKSPLLLSGGMPSAHAATVVSLTAVVALYDGIDTVQFAIVLWVTMIILYDAMMVRFSSGQQGDTLNQLLDEQKSSLPRIRVAHGHTPVEVAVGATIGMLVSLVVFFATK is encoded by the coding sequence ATGAGATATTTGCTAGTGCCTTTGTTGGCATGGGCATTAGCTCAGGGTTTAAAGCATATCTTTCGCTTGATGGGTAGAAATCGTCGAGTATTTAGCAAAAATCCAAAGTCGCCCCTCTTGTTGTCTGGTGGTATGCCAAGTGCTCATGCTGCAACGGTGGTTTCATTGACTGCTGTGGTTGCGTTATATGACGGTATTGATACGGTACAATTTGCTATCGTTCTCTGGGTGACTATGATCATTTTGTATGATGCCATGATGGTGAGATTCTCTTCTGGGCAACAGGGAGACACGCTAAATCAGCTCTTAGATGAGCAGAAAAGTTCTTTGCCTCGCATCCGTGTAGCGCATGGTCATACCCCTGTTGAGGTTGCTGTTGGCGCCACGATAGGAATGCTTGTTTCACTTGTTGTCTTTTTCGCAACAAAATAA